In Acidobacteriota bacterium, a genomic segment contains:
- a CDS encoding DUF885 family protein has protein sequence MPSRHGVGLTAAVLALTGVVFLFARTPAVQATGDFQALLALQEELTRLRQPTIAAGVPDYTAATMEARHRELAGLRRRHEAIDATGWAVADRIDHLLVRTQIDALDFEHRVSRPWARDPGLYVDLVRRAPYADTPVPADRIDAVRAALQAVPTILEQARANLTAPSSELARMAIRQLERSDGVNQGEPRRPTPPEGVIGWYQDLLARLPAHHPDLVADARAALAAAEGYRDWLKAREASMTEPAGIGLEHYEWFVRHVRLLPYGVEAIRLIGDRELERARTLLKIEQHRNRRAPVLEPATTAEEHERRTREAETLIRDFIERERLMTIPPDIPPQFETDAFWIVRPGGHRHFWEELTYRDPLNNHIHASIPGHRFDGLIQRRHARPIRQAFRDGTRSEGWAFYIEEMFLQAGLLDARPRTRELFYIAQLKRAARIPAELRMQTGEFTLQQAIDYLIDQVPLMEPDLARYDLAIYLRRPAYGMNYTVGKAQMERLLSDRAHQLGERFDLGTFHDEFLAAGPIPISLIRWEMTGLDDEVRPLLARR, from the coding sequence ATGCCCTCTCGTCACGGCGTCGGCCTCACGGCGGCGGTCCTTGCGCTCACCGGAGTCGTGTTCCTGTTCGCCCGCACGCCCGCGGTCCAGGCGACGGGCGACTTCCAGGCGCTGCTCGCGCTGCAGGAGGAGCTGACCCGGCTGCGCCAGCCGACGATCGCCGCCGGCGTGCCCGACTACACGGCGGCCACGATGGAGGCGCGACACCGCGAGCTGGCCGGCCTGCGGCGCCGGCACGAGGCCATCGACGCGACGGGCTGGGCGGTCGCCGATCGCATCGACCACCTGCTCGTGCGGACGCAGATCGACGCGCTCGACTTCGAGCACCGGGTCTCGCGGCCCTGGGCTCGCGACCCGGGGCTCTACGTCGATCTCGTGCGGCGGGCCCCGTACGCCGACACGCCGGTTCCGGCCGATCGGATCGACGCGGTGCGCGCGGCCCTGCAGGCGGTGCCGACGATCCTCGAGCAGGCCCGGGCGAACCTGACGGCGCCGTCGAGCGAGCTCGCGCGCATGGCGATCCGGCAGCTCGAACGGTCCGACGGCGTCAACCAGGGTGAGCCGCGCCGGCCGACGCCGCCCGAGGGCGTGATCGGCTGGTATCAGGACCTGCTCGCGCGGCTTCCCGCGCACCATCCCGACCTCGTGGCCGACGCGCGCGCCGCGCTCGCGGCCGCCGAGGGGTACCGCGACTGGCTGAAGGCCCGGGAGGCCTCGATGACCGAGCCGGCGGGCATCGGTCTCGAGCACTACGAGTGGTTCGTGCGCCACGTCCGGCTTCTGCCGTACGGCGTGGAGGCGATCCGGCTCATCGGCGATCGCGAGCTCGAGCGCGCGCGCACGCTGCTCAAGATCGAGCAGCACCGCAACCGCCGCGCCCCGGTGCTGGAGCCGGCGACGACGGCCGAGGAGCACGAGCGGCGGACCCGTGAGGCGGAGACGCTCATCCGCGACTTCATCGAGCGCGAGCGGCTGATGACGATCCCGCCCGACATCCCGCCGCAGTTCGAGACGGACGCGTTCTGGATCGTTCGCCCGGGCGGCCACCGGCACTTCTGGGAGGAGCTGACGTACCGCGACCCGCTCAACAATCACATCCACGCGTCGATCCCCGGCCACCGGTTCGACGGGCTGATCCAGCGAAGGCACGCGCGCCCCATCCGGCAGGCGTTCCGCGACGGCACGCGGTCGGAGGGCTGGGCCTTCTACATCGAGGAGATGTTCCTGCAGGCCGGACTGCTCGACGCGCGGCCGCGGACGCGGGAGCTGTTCTACATCGCCCAGCTGAAGCGCGCGGCGCGCATCCCTGCGGAACTGCGGATGCAGACGGGGGAGTTCACGCTGCAGCAGGCGATCGACTACCTGATCGATCAGGTGCCGCTCATGGAGCCCGACCTCGCGCGGTACGATCTCGCCATCTACCTCAGGCGGCCGGCCTACGGCATGAACTACACGGTGGGCAAGGCACAGATGGAGCGGCTGCTCTCCGATCGCGCGCACCAGCTCGGCGAGCGATTCGATCTCGGGACCTTCCACGACGAGTTCCTCGCCGCGGGGCCCATTCCCATCTCCCTCATCCGCTGGGAGATGACCGGGCTCGACGACGAGGTGCGCCCGCTGCTCGCGCGGCGATGA
- a CDS encoding TonB-dependent receptor codes for MTRVIGFFVAALVCASAAGAQVRSAEIAGTVTDESGGTLPGVTVTALHVDTGQVRSTVTESGGTYVITALPVGTYTVRAELGGFNTVVFEAIRLEIGQFARVDVRMQVASVEETITVMGEVPLVDPSRSDLTGRISQAQVEELPVSGRNWMNLAAMAPGVKSEAGGGQPTAGLGTNQMSKVYLDGGSVQNLSTVAVDIQVSKEVIGEFEVITNRFDAVMGRAGTAVVNAVTKSGTDAFRGASFFYWRDDSLNATDFFTGRKEPYENRQYGGVLGGPVLRGKTHFLVSYERQSEPKTLSANTGIAEFDRPVDSTDSRNLYFLRLDHSVTRNHRANVRLNRYTLKQPNAGVGGLTTPSSASNARFEINRANVGLTSVVGSRFVNQFLVTHMDSLRQWSRVDPGSQHSFPSLAIGGPPAGIGREHPFFWAVRNDSSYLFQKGGQHHVKFGGEFQYGNVQGVFLSQTNGTFFYNQDPANIATCCPGVDQAQWDKSQFPIPARFTIALGDFTLTSPNRIWALYVQDDWTISPRLTLNLGLRYDLETGSLAPNQTGLAVNPRGNDTNNLQPRVGFAWDLNGTGRTIVRGGGGLYYDQAWLNLTFNQIRTNTGKQVVVTTFNTANDPGFALDPLGGRGFDDFIGSRGAINVTKFDENAEQPHLWTGAVGVAHQLNSTLAFSADYVYQRSDSMLVTVDSNLFCCLPDGNALPIRPGNFPELGGAVQGFGRPNPDFNAISTYTFIGKSRYHGLQVAVDKRFSHNYQFGVSYLLSKNEDTGSPPNKAFAIDEDYGVSGLDQRHRIVANWVSRLPLGLSFGGILTAGSGRPLNPTSGGVDVNGDGQAGGDRPICGIDPRFAPGCRALGIADGQRVPRNAFRSDATVKLDFRLSRRFRVANVDVDPSFEVFNVFNRRNYDPLRYNRSLSSAAFGSPGRSDLLPYLPRQMQLGVRMTF; via the coding sequence ATGACACGAGTCATCGGCTTCTTCGTCGCGGCACTCGTCTGCGCCAGCGCGGCTGGCGCTCAGGTTCGGAGCGCGGAAATCGCCGGCACGGTCACCGACGAGTCGGGCGGCACCCTGCCCGGCGTGACGGTCACCGCCTTGCACGTCGATACCGGGCAGGTTCGCTCGACCGTCACCGAGTCGGGCGGCACCTACGTCATCACCGCCCTACCCGTCGGCACCTACACCGTACGGGCCGAGCTCGGCGGCTTCAACACCGTCGTCTTCGAGGCCATCCGCCTCGAAATCGGGCAGTTCGCCCGCGTCGACGTCCGCATGCAGGTGGCGTCGGTCGAGGAGACCATCACGGTCATGGGCGAGGTCCCGCTCGTCGACCCGTCACGCTCCGACCTCACGGGCCGCATCAGCCAGGCGCAGGTCGAGGAACTGCCGGTCAGCGGGCGCAACTGGATGAACCTGGCCGCCATGGCGCCAGGCGTCAAGTCGGAGGCAGGCGGCGGCCAGCCGACCGCCGGGCTCGGCACGAACCAGATGAGCAAGGTGTACCTGGACGGCGGGTCCGTGCAGAACCTGTCCACCGTCGCCGTCGACATCCAGGTGTCGAAAGAGGTCATCGGCGAGTTCGAGGTCATCACGAACCGGTTCGACGCGGTCATGGGCCGTGCGGGCACCGCCGTCGTCAACGCCGTCACCAAGTCGGGCACCGACGCCTTCCGCGGCGCGAGCTTCTTCTACTGGCGCGACGACTCGCTCAACGCGACCGACTTCTTCACCGGGCGGAAGGAGCCCTACGAGAACCGCCAGTATGGCGGCGTCCTCGGCGGACCCGTGCTCCGCGGCAAGACGCACTTCCTCGTCAGCTACGAGCGGCAGAGCGAGCCGAAGACGCTCTCGGCGAACACGGGCATCGCGGAGTTCGACCGGCCCGTCGACAGCACCGACTCGCGCAACCTCTACTTCCTTCGCCTCGATCACAGCGTCACGCGGAACCATCGGGCGAACGTGCGCTTGAACCGCTACACGCTGAAGCAGCCGAACGCCGGCGTCGGCGGGCTGACGACACCCTCGAGCGCGTCGAACGCCCGCTTCGAGATCAACCGGGCGAACGTCGGGCTCACCTCGGTGGTCGGATCGCGCTTCGTCAACCAGTTCCTCGTGACGCACATGGACAGCCTGCGGCAGTGGAGCCGCGTCGATCCCGGGTCGCAGCACTCGTTCCCGTCGCTCGCCATTGGCGGACCGCCGGCCGGCATCGGCCGGGAACACCCGTTCTTCTGGGCCGTCCGCAACGACTCGTCGTACCTGTTCCAGAAGGGCGGCCAGCACCACGTGAAGTTCGGCGGCGAGTTCCAGTACGGCAACGTGCAGGGCGTCTTCCTGTCGCAGACCAACGGCACGTTCTTCTACAACCAGGACCCGGCCAACATCGCGACCTGCTGCCCGGGCGTCGACCAGGCGCAATGGGACAAGTCGCAGTTCCCCATTCCGGCGCGCTTCACGATCGCGCTCGGCGACTTCACCCTGACGTCGCCGAACCGGATCTGGGCGCTGTACGTGCAGGACGACTGGACCATCTCGCCGCGCCTGACGCTCAACCTCGGGCTGCGCTACGACCTCGAGACCGGCTCGCTCGCACCCAACCAGACGGGGCTTGCGGTGAACCCCCGTGGCAACGACACGAACAACCTCCAGCCGCGTGTCGGCTTCGCCTGGGACTTGAACGGGACGGGACGGACGATCGTCCGGGGTGGCGGCGGTCTCTACTACGATCAGGCGTGGCTGAACCTCACGTTCAACCAGATCCGCACCAACACGGGCAAGCAGGTGGTCGTGACGACCTTCAACACCGCCAACGATCCCGGCTTCGCGCTCGACCCGCTCGGCGGCCGTGGGTTCGACGACTTCATCGGCAGCCGGGGCGCGATCAACGTGACGAAGTTCGACGAGAACGCCGAGCAGCCGCACCTGTGGACCGGGGCGGTTGGCGTGGCCCACCAGCTCAACAGCACGCTGGCCTTCAGCGCCGACTACGTCTACCAGCGTTCCGACTCGATGCTCGTGACGGTCGACTCGAACCTCTTCTGCTGCCTGCCCGACGGCAACGCCCTGCCGATTCGTCCCGGGAACTTCCCCGAGCTCGGCGGCGCCGTGCAGGGCTTCGGGCGACCCAATCCGGACTTCAACGCGATCTCGACCTACACGTTCATCGGCAAGTCGCGGTACCACGGCCTGCAGGTCGCCGTCGACAAGCGCTTCTCGCACAATTACCAGTTCGGCGTGTCGTACCTGCTCTCGAAGAACGAGGACACGGGGTCGCCGCCGAACAAGGCGTTCGCCATCGACGAAGACTACGGCGTCTCGGGTCTCGACCAGCGCCACCGGATCGTGGCCAACTGGGTGAGCCGGCTGCCCCTCGGTCTGAGCTTCGGCGGCATCCTCACGGCGGGCTCCGGCCGGCCGCTGAACCCGACCTCCGGGGGCGTCGACGTGAACGGCGACGGCCAGGCGGGCGGCGACCGCCCGATCTGCGGCATCGACCCCCGCTTCGCCCCTGGGTGCCGGGCGCTCGGGATTGCCGACGGCCAGCGCGTGCCGCGCAACGCGTTCCGCTCCGATGCCACGGTCAAGCTCGACTTCCGTCTGTCGCGACGGTTCCGCGTGGCGAACGTCGACGTCGACCCGAGCTTCGAGGTGTTCAACGTCTTCAACCGGCGGAATTACGACCCGCTTCGATACAACCGCAGCCTGTCGAGCGCGGCGTTCGGCTCACCGGGCCGATCCGACCTGCTGCCCTACCTTCCCCGCCAGATGCAGCTCGGCGTCCGCATGACGTTCTGA
- a CDS encoding FAD-binding oxidoreductase → MPAASVAIVGGGIVGCAVAYFLSECGETEVVLFERHRLASGATGICPGGIRQQFEGEADCRLARRSLGFYESLNGRLGPDVAFTLERTGYLFLAESPALVERFEANVAMQNRLGIPSEVLDADEVRRLVPRLKPDAPIVGGAFCAEDSFLEDCHGVTYALAHAARRRGLRVEYQAVLGLERRQHGWRLITAVGATDVDTVVLAAGADSRALAAGVGVALPIEAVPRRLAYSAPAAPGLLSPLVVALERGFAGKQLTSGVVYMGWLGERADADDLTFVEEALERGASLLEGLDELPVRRVLSGLYDNTPDRRPLLGEVTGHEGLWLATGFSGHGFMIAPAVGEALARRICGLETDLPVADFSLDRFAVRRPGEGLFI, encoded by the coding sequence ATGCCCGCGGCGTCGGTCGCGATCGTCGGGGGCGGCATCGTCGGGTGCGCGGTCGCGTACTTCCTGTCGGAGTGCGGCGAGACCGAGGTCGTGCTGTTCGAACGCCACCGGCTCGCCTCGGGTGCGACGGGCATCTGCCCCGGGGGCATCCGCCAGCAGTTCGAGGGCGAGGCCGACTGCCGGCTCGCCCGACGGTCGCTCGGGTTCTACGAGTCGCTGAACGGCCGCCTCGGGCCGGACGTCGCCTTCACGCTCGAGCGGACCGGGTACCTGTTCCTGGCCGAGTCGCCGGCGCTCGTCGAGCGCTTCGAGGCCAACGTGGCGATGCAGAACCGCCTCGGCATCCCCTCCGAAGTGCTGGATGCCGACGAGGTGCGGCGGCTCGTCCCGCGCCTGAAGCCCGATGCCCCGATCGTCGGCGGCGCGTTCTGCGCGGAGGACAGCTTCCTCGAGGACTGCCATGGGGTGACGTACGCGCTCGCGCACGCGGCGAGGCGACGCGGGCTGCGGGTCGAGTACCAGGCCGTGCTCGGCCTCGAGCGGCGCCAGCACGGATGGCGCCTGATCACGGCCGTCGGGGCGACCGACGTCGACACGGTCGTGCTCGCGGCCGGCGCGGACAGCCGCGCGCTCGCCGCCGGCGTGGGTGTGGCCCTGCCCATCGAAGCGGTGCCGCGTCGGCTCGCCTACTCCGCGCCCGCCGCACCCGGCCTCCTGTCGCCCCTCGTCGTCGCGCTCGAGCGTGGCTTCGCCGGCAAGCAGTTGACGTCCGGCGTGGTGTACATGGGATGGCTCGGCGAGCGGGCCGACGCCGACGACCTGACGTTCGTCGAGGAGGCGCTCGAGCGCGGGGCGTCGCTGCTCGAGGGCCTCGACGAGCTGCCGGTGCGACGCGTGCTCTCGGGGCTCTACGACAACACGCCCGATCGCCGTCCACTGCTCGGCGAGGTGACCGGCCACGAGGGGCTGTGGCTCGCGACCGGCTTCAGCGGGCACGGGTTCATGATCGCTCCGGCGGTCGGAGAGGCGCTGGCGCGACGGATCTGCGGCCTCGAGACCGACCTGCCGGTTGCCGACTTCTCGCTCGACCGCTTCGCGGTGCGGCGCCCGGGGGAGGGTCTCTTCATCTGA
- the mtnP gene encoding S-methyl-5'-thioadenosine phosphorylase, whose protein sequence is MSIQIGIIGGSGLYDMADLQDRQEVHVETPFGPPSGPYVTGTLDGRRVAFLARHGVGHRLLPSELNFRANIYGFKTLGVEWILSASAVGSLKEQYAPLDLVIPDQFFDRTRGRISTFFGRGLAAHVSFAHPVCATLSGIAYASAVDAGVRVHPGGTYVCMEGPQFSTKAESELYRSWGMDVIGMTNLQEAKLAREAEICFVTIALVTDYDCWHPEHDQVTVDMVIANLQQNAVAAQRVIRNAVAKLPVERACECARALSAAIITRPDAVPDAVRVELAPIVGKYL, encoded by the coding sequence ATGAGCATTCAGATCGGGATCATCGGTGGCAGCGGGCTGTACGACATGGCAGACCTCCAGGATCGGCAGGAGGTGCACGTCGAGACGCCGTTCGGCCCGCCGTCGGGGCCGTACGTCACCGGGACCCTCGATGGCCGTCGCGTCGCCTTCCTCGCCAGGCACGGGGTCGGGCACCGTCTGCTGCCGTCGGAACTGAACTTCCGCGCGAACATCTACGGCTTCAAGACCCTGGGTGTCGAGTGGATCCTGTCGGCGAGCGCCGTGGGCAGCCTGAAAGAGCAGTACGCGCCGCTCGATCTCGTGATCCCCGACCAGTTCTTCGACCGGACCCGCGGGCGCATCAGCACGTTCTTCGGCCGCGGCCTGGCCGCGCACGTCTCGTTCGCCCACCCGGTGTGCGCGACGTTGAGCGGCATCGCCTACGCGTCGGCCGTCGACGCCGGCGTCCGCGTGCATCCGGGCGGGACCTATGTCTGCATGGAGGGGCCGCAGTTCTCGACGAAGGCCGAGTCGGAGCTGTACCGGTCGTGGGGCATGGACGTCATCGGCATGACGAACCTGCAGGAGGCCAAGCTGGCGCGCGAAGCCGAGATCTGCTTCGTGACGATCGCGCTCGTGACCGACTACGACTGCTGGCATCCCGAACACGACCAGGTCACCGTGGACATGGTGATCGCCAACCTGCAGCAGAACGCCGTCGCGGCGCAACGGGTGATCAGGAACGCCGTCGCGAAGCTGCCCGTCGAGCGCGCGTGCGAGTGCGCACGGGCCCTGTCGGCCGCCATCATCACCCGCCCGGATGCCGTACCGGACGCCGTACGCGTGGAGCTCGCGCCCATCGTCGGCAAGTACCTCTAG
- a CDS encoding APC family permease, producing the protein MTTAPPSTSAHLAREMTLLGLIATALCAMIGVGINIIPFMLQRSRPGIGDAVPWAFVVAAVPAALAALCYALLSSAMPRAGGSYVYATRALNPFAGFLASFAQWFGLSMGMGVVAYLMVPMLRDTLLTAGWSGAGAFFEQAWVRVPLALGAIWAFWWVNRVGIKAYERTVVVMAVAMIAGPVVMTITGFLHTPADFARAMDGLGTALPVEPAELPSFSRGVFLSAAVVLFSSFIGFDAISQAGGEARNPSRALPRSILLAMGVVTLYYLLFTSAVYHAVPWDYIYRVSLVRDVSAPALLAPLMPPWLGVVILLAVTVAILNSIPSVMLANSRMLYAFGTDRIFPAALGRVHPVHRTPHVAITVTAIAGSLSVVGCHFAGDFFLGVDVLVLSMLLNFVLMAAAVITFPKVNPHLYREVAFLRSRTTQVGVAVAAGVLLAALLVIQLAGDLTSATPWYLRSTTIWIAVMAGASLVFVRSWRRLRDEGVDPRRDIFGALPEE; encoded by the coding sequence ATGACGACCGCGCCTCCGTCCACGTCCGCGCACCTCGCGCGGGAGATGACCCTGCTCGGTCTGATCGCCACCGCGCTCTGCGCGATGATCGGGGTCGGCATCAACATCATCCCGTTCATGCTGCAGCGATCGCGCCCGGGCATCGGCGACGCCGTGCCCTGGGCGTTCGTCGTGGCGGCGGTGCCGGCGGCGCTCGCGGCGCTCTGCTACGCGCTGCTGTCGTCGGCGATGCCGCGCGCGGGCGGCAGCTACGTCTACGCGACGCGCGCCCTGAACCCGTTCGCGGGCTTCCTCGCGAGCTTCGCCCAGTGGTTCGGTCTGTCGATGGGCATGGGCGTCGTGGCGTACCTGATGGTGCCGATGCTGCGCGACACGCTGCTCACGGCGGGCTGGTCGGGAGCGGGCGCCTTCTTCGAGCAGGCCTGGGTCAGAGTGCCGCTCGCGCTGGGCGCGATCTGGGCGTTCTGGTGGGTCAACCGGGTGGGCATCAAGGCCTACGAGCGCACGGTCGTCGTCATGGCGGTGGCGATGATCGCCGGCCCGGTCGTGATGACGATCACCGGCTTCCTGCACACGCCCGCCGACTTCGCAAGGGCCATGGACGGCCTCGGCACCGCGCTGCCGGTCGAGCCGGCCGAGCTGCCGTCCTTCTCGCGCGGCGTGTTCCTGAGCGCCGCCGTCGTGCTCTTCTCGTCGTTCATCGGCTTCGACGCCATCTCGCAGGCCGGCGGCGAGGCGCGCAATCCGTCGCGGGCGCTGCCCCGGTCCATCCTGCTCGCCATGGGGGTGGTGACGTTGTACTACCTGCTGTTCACCTCGGCGGTGTACCACGCCGTGCCGTGGGACTACATCTACCGCGTCTCGCTCGTGCGCGACGTCTCGGCGCCGGCGCTGCTCGCGCCGCTCATGCCCCCCTGGCTGGGCGTGGTCATCCTCCTCGCCGTGACCGTGGCCATCCTCAACTCGATCCCGTCGGTCATGCTCGCCAACTCGCGCATGCTCTACGCCTTCGGCACCGATCGGATCTTCCCGGCTGCCCTCGGCCGCGTGCATCCCGTCCATCGGACGCCGCACGTGGCCATCACCGTGACCGCGATCGCCGGCAGCCTGTCGGTCGTCGGCTGCCATTTCGCCGGCGACTTCTTCCTCGGCGTGGACGTGCTCGTGCTGTCGATGCTGCTGAACTTCGTGCTGATGGCCGCCGCCGTCATCACGTTTCCGAAGGTGAATCCGCACCTCTATCGCGAGGTCGCCTTCCTGCGTTCGCGCACCACCCAGGTCGGCGTGGCCGTCGCGGCCGGCGTGCTGCTCGCGGCGCTGCTCGTCATCCAGCTCGCCGGCGACCTCACGTCGGCGACGCCGTGGTACCTGCGTTCGACGACGATCTGGATCGCGGTGATGGCGGGCGCGTCGCTCGTCTTCGTCCGGTCGTGGCGGCGGCTGCGCGACGAGGGCGTCGACCCGCGCCGTGACATCTTCGGCGCGCTGCCCGAGGAGTGA
- a CDS encoding prolyl oligopeptidase family serine peptidase, translating to MPHTNVRPDRSGPRARGHLVVAIAALSLLGTSAALDAQQPPRLTLERVASLPSLTGTAPSQPTWSPDSRRLAFLWNDEGLPFRDVWVVDVAAGTAPTRVTRLHEAASPAVDHPDPNIALRQRVNARLRTGVSAVQWSPDGRSLLFVYEGGLHRILPDGSGRERLHPGVSGVSAIEVSPNRTFVSFLSGGDVWLWNQDTGLVTRATRIGQPPVGVVPGARYLRNDVEVSSYRWSPDSRWIALQLDDRSRVRQVAIPDYLAEETTINVLRRDFPGENDHLRTIGVLSVDRGRVWHVPLPEPEARRNASYAWSPDSRLLLIDRFSEDAVHRWLTLADVTEQSVRDLWHDRRDTRTTVYWNSDWQSDGRGVLFISDMEDRHRLYGLPVTGGKATRLTDGDWSVVGAALSTSPLIVSASSKEVFFLSTQEGPYERHVYRMPQGGGPTSRVTRLRGVHQPLLSPDGSRIALLHSNDTTPPDLYVVDSRGAEPERRLTTSPPAEFNGYPWTAAEYVTFKSHVDGTMLHGRLVLPPNMDRTKKYPVIIGPVYSDTVRNQWRGTFALLQQYLAIEGGYIGFHVDIRGSVGYGRDHKERLLMDYGGIDVEDIHSGAEFLKTLPYVDPDRIGLWGSSYGGLMTAMSLFKKPGVYRAGVAGAPATNVWHATTGEVDVARRPDIHPDSYRRASVFMRGEDLRDPLMIIHGMQDDVVLFKDSVVLAEKLMMLGKDFDFVVAPSAVHGWTQKEYAAVYLLRKLVDFFDRHVGRGPTGPGTTAGPPRH from the coding sequence ATGCCGCACACGAACGTTCGTCCCGACCGCTCCGGGCCTCGTGCCCGAGGGCATCTCGTCGTCGCGATCGCCGCCCTGTCGCTGCTCGGCACGAGCGCCGCGCTCGACGCCCAGCAGCCGCCGCGCCTCACGCTCGAGCGCGTCGCCTCGCTGCCTTCGCTGACCGGCACCGCGCCGTCACAGCCCACGTGGTCTCCCGACAGCCGCCGCCTCGCGTTTCTCTGGAACGACGAGGGTCTGCCGTTCCGCGACGTGTGGGTCGTCGACGTGGCCGCCGGCACGGCGCCGACGCGAGTGACCCGCCTCCACGAGGCGGCCTCGCCGGCAGTCGACCACCCGGACCCGAACATCGCCCTGCGCCAGCGTGTCAACGCGCGGCTGCGCACGGGCGTGTCCGCCGTGCAGTGGTCGCCCGACGGCCGGTCGCTGCTCTTCGTATACGAGGGCGGACTGCACCGCATCCTCCCGGACGGCTCCGGGCGCGAGCGCCTCCACCCCGGCGTCTCGGGCGTCTCGGCCATCGAGGTCTCGCCCAATCGGACGTTCGTGTCGTTCCTCTCCGGTGGTGACGTCTGGCTGTGGAACCAGGACACCGGCCTCGTGACGCGGGCCACCCGGATCGGTCAGCCACCGGTGGGCGTCGTGCCGGGCGCCCGCTACCTCCGCAACGACGTCGAGGTCAGCTCGTACCGCTGGTCGCCCGACAGCCGCTGGATTGCGCTGCAGCTCGACGACCGGAGCCGCGTGCGCCAGGTCGCCATCCCCGACTACCTCGCCGAAGAGACGACGATCAACGTGCTGCGGCGCGACTTCCCGGGGGAGAACGACCACCTCCGCACGATCGGCGTGCTGTCGGTGGACCGCGGCCGCGTCTGGCACGTGCCGCTCCCGGAGCCCGAGGCCCGGCGCAACGCGAGCTACGCCTGGTCGCCGGACAGCCGGCTGCTGCTCATCGACCGGTTCTCCGAGGATGCGGTGCACCGCTGGCTCACCCTCGCCGACGTCACCGAGCAGTCGGTGCGCGACCTCTGGCACGATCGCCGCGACACACGCACGACCGTGTACTGGAACTCCGACTGGCAGAGCGACGGCCGAGGCGTGCTGTTCATCTCGGACATGGAAGACCGCCACCGTCTCTACGGGCTGCCGGTCACGGGCGGCAAGGCCACCCGCCTCACCGACGGCGACTGGAGCGTCGTTGGCGCGGCCCTGTCGACGTCTCCGCTGATCGTCTCGGCCTCGAGCAAGGAGGTCTTCTTCCTCTCGACGCAGGAGGGGCCCTACGAACGGCACGTGTACCGGATGCCGCAGGGTGGCGGACCGACCTCGCGGGTGACCAGGCTGCGGGGCGTGCACCAGCCGCTGCTCTCGCCCGACGGCTCGCGGATCGCCCTGCTCCACTCGAACGACACCACCCCGCCCGATCTGTACGTCGTCGACAGCCGCGGCGCCGAGCCCGAGCGTCGGCTGACGACGTCGCCGCCGGCGGAGTTCAACGGCTACCCGTGGACCGCCGCGGAATACGTCACCTTCAAGAGCCATGTCGACGGCACGATGCTGCACGGCCGCCTCGTCCTGCCGCCGAACATGGACCGGACGAAGAAGTACCCGGTCATCATCGGTCCGGTGTACTCGGACACGGTGCGCAACCAGTGGCGAGGCACCTTCGCCCTGCTCCAGCAGTACCTGGCGATTGAAGGCGGCTACATCGGCTTCCACGTCGACATCCGCGGCAGCGTCGGCTACGGGCGCGACCACAAGGAGCGGCTGCTGATGGACTACGGCGGCATCGACGTCGAGGACATCCACAGCGGCGCCGAGTTCCTGAAGACGCTGCCGTACGTCGACCCGGACCGCATCGGGCTCTGGGGCAGCAGCTACGGCGGCCTGATGACGGCGATGTCGCTCTTCAAGAAGCCAGGGGTCTACCGAGCGGGGGTGGCGGGGGCGCCGGCCACGAACGTCTGGCACGCGACGACGGGCGAGGTCGACGTCGCGCGTCGCCCGGACATTCACCCGGACAGCTATCGCCGGGCGTCGGTCTTCATGCGCGGCGAGGACCTTCGCGACCCGCTCATGATCATCCACGGCATGCAGGACGATGTCGTCCTGTTCAAGGACTCGGTGGTCCTGGCCGAGAAGCTGATGATGCTCGGCAAGGACTTCGACTTCGTGGTCGCGCCAAGCGCCGTGCACGGGTGGACGCAGAAGGAGTATGCCGCCGTGTACCTGCTGCGCAAGCTCGTCGACTTCTTCGACCGCCACGTCGGGCGCGGCCCGACCGGGCCGGGCACCACCGCCGGGCCGCCTCGTCACTGA